Sequence from the Thermus tengchongensis genome:
GTCCTCCTCACCGCCTTGGCCTGGCAGGCCACCCGCCCCCAGGGGGAGCTCCTGGGCCGGGCGGTGGAGCCGGGTCCCGTGGTCTTCTTGGACTTCGACGCGGCCACCGGGGACGGGCGGGCCACCCGGAGGTGGCTTGAGGCCCACCAGGCCGGCTTCCCGGATGGGGATATGGGCAAAATCACCCTCCTGGAGCCGGACGGCGATACCTACGGCCTGGGGGAGAAGGAGATGGAGGAGCTGGAGGGGGTGGTGCGGGAGGTGGGGGCCGGGCTGGTCATCCTGGACAGCTTCATGGCCGCCTTCCCCTTGGATCCGGTGAAGCTCCACCAGGTGCAAAGCGCCATGTGGTGGCTTCGCCGCCTCGCCTTGAGGACCGGGGCGGCGGTGGTGGTGGTGGACCACTTGCCCAAGCCCGTGGGGGGTGAGCGGGCAGGGGCTCGAGGCCTCCTGGGCTCCATCGCCAAGACCGCCCAAGCCCGGGCGGTGCACATCCTGACCCGCGTCCCACCCGCAGAGGTGCAGGGGCGGCATGTCCTGAAATGGGAAGTGCTCAAGAGCTCCTTCGCCCCCATCCCCGAACCCTTCGGCGTGGAGCTCAT
This genomic interval carries:
- a CDS encoding AAA family ATPase, with product MGLKRIDLTAQVEPIPWAWEGLLPKGFVSMVGALPGEGKTVLLTALAWQATRPQGELLGRAVEPGPVVFLDFDAATGDGRATRRWLEAHQAGFPDGDMGKITLLEPDGDTYGLGEKEMEELEGVVREVGAGLVILDSFMAAFPLDPVKLHQVQSAMWWLRRLALRTGAAVVVVDHLPKPVGGERAGARGLLGSIAKTAQARAVHILTRVPPAEVQGRHVLKWEVLKSSFAPIPEPFGVELIFSLGRVEVAETPLPEGTANPKRDKARQAMLELLNAQAGSLVPKAELVQAAVEAANIARKTAERYLKELAEELALEKVHLPGQGAPVAYRLRDASLYREDVPKPQESPSSSQKVLVQGGVPKPSPVPKPDPLEEQIWHP